From Lolium perenne isolate Kyuss_39 chromosome 5, Kyuss_2.0, whole genome shotgun sequence, a single genomic window includes:
- the LOC127304623 gene encoding uncharacterized protein, with protein sequence MRNLHTWYGVAAKGGMETIMVRVKEEHYFQEYSVSVDFSELFQLYNLRALDKSIVSCYCLLKMLECKRDEIKDIGFIDPDTMHVKTIEEPLYNRDTPETLLRFLKRQRDKKTILWPYNFQFHFILIVIKMYEGEVEVFDSLTKEPIQYKSCFLMLKSVWETFIKEDQSHD encoded by the exons atgcgtaacttgcatacgTGGTACGGTGTTGCCGCAAAGGGAGGGatggagactatcatggtgcgagttaaggaagagcactacttccaagaatactctgtgagcgttgacttctccgagcttttccagttatacaatcttcgggccctcgacaaatctatcgtcagttgctattgtct attgaagatgctcgaatgcaaaagggatgaaatcaaggacattgggttcattgacccggacacaatgcatgtcaagaccatagaagaacccctctataacagggatacaccggagactttgctaaggtttttgaagcgacaacgtgacaaaaagacaatactttggccttacaacttcca gtttcactttattcttatcgtcattaaaatgtacgaaggagaagttgaagtctttgactcactaaccaaagagCCTATACAATACAAGTCTTGTTTTCTTATGCTCAAAAG cgtatgggaaactttcatcaaggaagatcagTCCCATGATTGA